Proteins encoded by one window of Lathyrus oleraceus cultivar Zhongwan6 chromosome 1, CAAS_Psat_ZW6_1.0, whole genome shotgun sequence:
- the LOC127110385 gene encoding uncharacterized mitochondrial protein AtMg00810-like — MDHCKAMSTQMGFRTYVDQDEFGVEIDITKYLGMIGSLLYLTTSRPDIMFNVCLYARFQANPKESHFTAVKRIMKYLKGTTNLGLWYPKGSICDLVGFYDSDYAGCKIDRKSTSGTCHILGNALVSRSCRK, encoded by the coding sequence ATGGATCATTGCAAAGCTATGTCTACTCAAATGGGATTCAgaacttatgttgatcaagatgaatttggTGTGGAAATAGATATTACAAAGTATCtaggtatgattggttcattatTATATTTGACGACAAGTcgtcctgacataatgtttaATGTTTGTCTTTATGCTCGATTTCAAGCGAATCCTAAGGAATCGCATTTCACCGCTGTAAAGagaatcatgaagtatctcaagGGAACTACCAATCTTGGCctatggtatccaaaaggtagtatatgTGATTTGGTTGGATTTTATGACTCGGATTATGCAGGTTGCAAAATTGACCGCAAAAGtacaagtggtacatgtcacatTCTAGGAAATGCACTAGTATCACGGTCCTGCAGGAAATAA